DNA from Algisphaera agarilytica:
TTGATCTGCTTGTAGAACTCGCCGGCCTTGGCGGTGTCGTACTGCGATTCGGCGACGGTCGCCAGGCCGTCAAGTGCGTTGAGCTCGAAGATGAGGTGGGGCGCTTCGTCGAGCGCGGCCTGGTACTGCTCGGCGGCCGAGCTGAGGATCGCCGGGGCGTCTTCATCCGAGGCGGTGCGCGATTCGGCGAGCAGCAGGTCACCGGCGTTGAGGTGGGCCTTGGCCCGGACGGCGGGGTTCTTGTTGCTCTCGGCGGTGACTTCGAGCGCTTCGGGGGTGACCGAGGCGTAGAGGTCCAGCCAGGCGGTCTGCAGGGCGGACTCGCGGTTCTTGGTGATCAAGTTGTAGCCGGCGAAGACGATGGCAAAGATCGCCAGGCCGCCGATGAACTGGGTTCCGAACTTGTCGTAGACGTACTTCACGTCGCTGAAGAAGCTGGACAGCTCGCTGTCCATGTCCGCTTCGTGCGGGTCGTGAGCCATCGGGGCGTTCTTGGGCGGGGTGGCTTTGGGGGGCGTTTCCATGGGGTGGCAATTCCGGGGGCGATCCCGGTCCGCGTGAGAGCGGTCGAGAGGCGATTAGGTTGAGGAGAATGAAATTACTGGGGCGGGGCGATCGGGCTGATGGTGATGGCCATGGTCGTGATGCCCTTGTCGCCGGTGATGGCGATGCGGAGTTGTTCGGGGCCCTTGGCGTAGGACTGGAGGGTGGCCCGCGGGTCGCCGTTGTCGAAGCCGTCGAGCTGCCAACCGAAGTCGTCGAGGTTACGACGGAAGTAGGCGGCGGCGTCCTGGGTGTTGGACCGGCCCTGGTAGACGTGGTGCACGGTGCGGATGCCCGAGATCGGGTCGACGCTGCTGGTGCTCTTGGAGGGCACGCCGACGAAGCCCACGGGGCGGGGCACGTCGGGGATCTCGGCGTCGGGGGACATGACCAGGCCGGCACCCGAGGGCTTGGGCAGCAGGTCGCCGTCGTCGGAGTAGGCGACGACCGGGAACGGGCCCTGGGTGCCGGGGCGGCAGCCGCCGACCATCACGGTGACGACGAGCAATCCGACGAGGCACAGAGCGGTCCAGATCGAGTGCGGCTTGGCAGCGGGCTTCATCATGTAGGAGTCTGCTTTCGGGGGGTTCACAATCTGATCGATGACGCGCCGCACCGCGGCGCGGGCGTGACGCAATATCGTATCTGGCGCTTGGGGGGCGAGCAAACGCTGCTTAACGTGGCGGCGTCAGATCAGCATGCGGGGCGTTTGACAGCGCAAGGCCCTCGGCGATATTCTTTGGCGCTTGACGCTAAGGCCATGCGGCCCGCGTGTCAGATGGTGATCGTAGCTCAGTTGGTTAGAGCATCGGGTTGTGATCCCGAGGGTCGCGGGTTCGAATCCCGTCGGTCACCCTTTCTCATCATTTGGATCGGCGGCAAAGTGCTGATGAGCGGGACGATCCGCCGATCTCATTCCGGTGGGCTGCAACAATCAAGCGAGCGAGGCACCTCAAGGATGATGGCTGACCGGCTGGCGAACTTCGGAACCAACATCACCGACCGCCTGGCGGGGTTCGGCGAGTTTTCGCGTTTCTGCGGGCACTGGGCCTACTGGACCGTCCGCAAGCCCGCGGGCTACAGCCGGCTGCGGCTGCTCATGCCCCAGCTGTTCACCATCGGTGTCCGCAGCATCCCCGTGGTCATGCTCGTCGGGGCGTTCGTCGGCGCGGTCATCGGCCTAGAGACCTACGGCCAGTTCGAAGCGATCGGCCAGGAGAACAAGCTCGGCGGCGTCATCGCGCTGTCGGTCGTGAAGCAGATCGGCCCGGTGCTGGCCGCGGTCATGATCGCCGGCCGCGTCGGCGGGGCGGTCTCGGCCGAGGTCGGCACGATGCGGGTGACCGAGCAGCTCGACGCCCTGCGCGTCATGGGAACCGACCCGATCCAGCACCTGGTCGTGCCTCGGGTCATGGCCTGCATCATCATGCTCCCCATCCTGACGATCTTCTCGAACCTGCTGGGCATCGCGGGGGGCTACCTCGTCGTCTCGACGGGCTTCGGCGTCGACCAAACCGACTACTGGGACTTCACCGCCCAGCTCGTGACCAACTGGGACGTCTTCACCGGCCTGTTCAAGTCGGTCTTCTTCGGCCTGTTCATCGGGCTCATCGCCTGCTTCAAGGGCTTCAACTGCGAGAGCGGCGCAGCGGGCGTCGGTAAAGCGGCCACCGAGTCCTTCGTGCTCGGCTTCATCGCCATCATCATCAGCAACTTCTTCCTGGCCCAGTTCCTCAACACCCTCGACCCGCTGATCAACGGTATCGGCGGCGCAAGCGTCGTGGGCTGACCCGATTCTGATTCAACCTTCCGAACCCTTTCCGCGAAAAACTCTATGGCCGACCTCCTCACATTCGAAAACTTCGCCAATCTTGGCGTGCTCCTGTTCCTCCAGGCCGTCCTGGGCTTCGACAACCTGCTCTACATCTCGATCGAGAGCCAGCGGGCCCCGAAAGACAAGCAGAAAGCGGTCCGCCGCAACGGCATCCTGATCGCGATCGCGCTGCGCATCGTCCTGCTGTTCGTCATCATCTCGCTGATCAAAAAACTCGAAGCGCCGTTTTTCGAGGTCCACTGGGAAGGCGTGATCGAGGGCGCGTTTAACTTCTCGACGATCGTCTTCCTCTTCGGCGGGGCGTTCATCATGTACACCGCGATCAAAGAGGTCCGCCACCTCTTGTCGATCGACGACTTCCATCACGCGGGCAAATCCAAAGAGTCCAAGAGCGCAGCGCAGGTCATCGCGCTGATCGTGTTCATGAACCTGATCTTTTCGTTCGACTCGATCCTCTCGGCCCTGGCGATCACCGAGGTCTTCGTCGTGCTGGCCATCGCGATCGTCAGCTCGGGCGTGGCGATGCTGCTGCTGGCCGACCGCGTGACCGATTTCATCTCCAAGAACCGGAAGTACGAGGTCTTGGGGCTGTTCATCCTGTTCATCGTCGGCATCGTGCTGCTGGGCGAGGGCGGGCACGAGGCGCACCTCAAGCTGTTCGGCTTCGAAGTCCACCCGATGAGCAAGGCGACGTTCTACTTCTCGGTCGCGGTGCTCGTGATCGTTGATGTGATCCAGTCGGGCTATCAGAAGAAGCTGGACGCGGTGAAGGCCGCCCAGCCGAATCGGCATTGACCGGAAACGAATCGCTGATGTGAGGCGGGGCCTTGCCCATGGTGGGGCGGGCAGGTTTACACTGTGCGGATGCCGCCTGCCGACCATCACGAATTAACCGGGTTGAGTCGCATGAAATCGGCGTCGGTGGCCGCGATGGCGGTGTTGCTCACAGCGATGGCGCTGGTGCCCTGCTTCACGCCCAACTCGCCGGTGCGGTACTTCGAAAGCGACCCGCGCATCGATATGCAAGGTCTGTATGGGGATCAGCTGCCCGAGCTCGGCCCGTTGGGCATGGCCTGGCTGCAGACGCTGACGGTGGTGGTGGCGGGGCTGGGAATCGCGGTCGCGGTCTGGGCCGGGGCGAGGCTGAGCAAGGCGGCACTGGTGCTCGCGTCGCTGGGGATGGCGGTGGCGGCGTTCCATATGACCAAGGGCACCGCACGCTGGGAAGACTGGACCCAGGGCGGGGCGTGGATCGCAGCGTCGGCGGTGGGGGTGTCGGCGATGCACCTTGCACAGCACGCATCGGCCCGGAAGTGGATCGTGGCATTGGTGGTGGCCGCGGCGTTGCCGTTGCTGGCCGAGGCGGGGTGGTACGTCTGGGTGGAACACGCCATGACGGTGGCGGTGTTTGATGAGGACCCCGCCGCGATGCTGGAGCGTCAGGGGCTGGTCCCGGGGACCGAGGCCGCGGTGCTGTTCGAGCGTCGCCTGCGGTTCGCCGATGCGACGGGGACGTTTGGGCTGTCGAACGTGTTGGCTTCGGTGGCTGGGGCGATCGCGATGCTGGGGCTGGGCGTGGCGGGGTGGTCGGCGTGGCGTTCGCGGGGGCAGGGCCGATGGGTCTTGGCCGGGGCGGCGGGCGTGGCGGCGGTGGCGGCTTTCGTGGTGGTGGGGTTGACCGCATCCAAGGGCGCGACGCTGGCGCTGGTCGCCGCATTGGGCTTGGGGGGGCTCGTCTTCATCGGCACGCGTTGGAAGCGTGCGTCGGGGCTGATCCATTTCGCGACGATCGCCCTGGTGCTCATGGCTTTTGCGTCGATTGGCGTTCGGGGCGCGATGGGTCCGCCCCCGGCCTCGCCCGACGGGTTCGTGGCCGGGGCGGCGATCGACGGCGAACGCAGCCTGCTGTTTCGCTGGCACTACCTGCAAGCAGCGATACAGATCGCCTCGGAAAACCCGCTGCTCGGGAGCGGGGCACGCGGCTTTGCCGACACCTACCCGAGTGCGAAGAACCCGATCAACCCCGAGACGGTGACGAGCGCCCACAGCGTATTCACCGACCAGATCACCATGCTCGGGCTCGGCGGCTGGGCGTGGACAGCACTGATGCTGTGGTGGCTGTGGCGGGCGGGCGGCGCGGTGGGCCGATCTTTGGCGGCCGAAGACTCGTCACCCGAAACCGAGCCTTATGCGGCCACGCGTTCGACGGTGTGGACCGCGGTGGGTGCGGCGGCGGTGGTCTTCACGATCACGCTCACCGTCCGGCAGGGGGCGTTGTTCATCGACACGGCCCTGCTGTGGCTCCTGGCGCTCGCGTTGTTCATCACGGTGGCGGCGTTGCTTGGCGCACGGGGCGGGATGTCCACGACGGCCCAGCGGGTCGCGCTGCTGCTGGCCGCGACGGCGGCGTTGGTGCACAACCAGATCGAGATGGCGTTCTTCCAGCCCGCGGCGATGGGCATCCTCTGGCTGATCCTCGGTGCGGCCGGAGCGCGTGTCGTTCAATCCAAGGCGGTCGTCGCAGAAGACGCGCCTGCCGAAGCCGCTAAACCGCCGAGCAAGGTCAGCCCCATGATTGCGGGGGGTTGGGGGTTGGTCGTGCTTGTAATGATGGGCGTCTACGCCGCGGGCGTCACCCATCACGAAACCGCGATGGCCCGGGCCACCTCGGCCCTGCGTGCGGGCAATCTATCGACCACACTGGATCGCTTGGCCGAGGCACAGCACGCCGCGGGGCTCGACACGCGGGCTCTGCGTTGGCGTGCCCAGCTGGTCCCGGTGTCGCAGCTCGGCTCTGTGCTGCGGTGGATCGAAGACGCGGTCGATGAAGCCAAACGCCCGGCCACGTTCGAACGCTTGCGGGCCTCGGTGTTGGCCGAGTTGGCGCAGCAGCTCAGCACGCCCGAAGCTCACGGGGCGACCGACGAGGCCTTCGCGGCGCTGGCGGAGAAATCGCCCTACAACATCCAGGACCGGCTGATGTGGGCCGACTCGCGTTGGGCCGCGGGGGAACACGGCGAAGCCCGTGAGCACTACCGGGCCGTCTTGGAATTGCGTGAGCAGAAATACCTCGACCCCGCCGACCCGCTGAGCCCTGAACAGCTTGAGCGGGTGCGTCGGGCGCTGGAATCTGCGGCTCCTTAAGACGTCGTGTGGTGTCAGATCGTCTGTGTCGACAACGCGGCCACGTTCAATTCATCGCGGATGACTTGCGCTAACCCTTCGGCATCGTCTGCCGAATCGGTGACGGCAAAACACGCCGCCCCCGACCCGGTGACATGCACGGGGCGGGGCGAGAGCCTGCCCAGGTCCTCCAGGAGCGACTTGAGCCGCGGCTGGACGTCAGCCGCGGCGGCGGTCAGGTCGTTGAACAATTCGCGGTTGCCGGGCGTGAAGCCCCGGGCGAGTTCCCGGATGTCGTCGGCGTTGATCGGGGACTTCGAAGCGTTGAGCCGATCAAACGCGGCGTACACCGCCCCGGTGGGGCAGCCGAAGGGGGGCAGGATCAGCACCAGATGGATTGGCCACGTGGCGGAGCATGGGGCGGGTTCGACTTGATCGCCCGTGCCGGTGACGATCGACGAGGTTTGTCCCGCCAGCACGCCCAGGGCAAAGTGGACATCGCTCCCGAGTTCCGCCGCCAAAGCGGATTGATCGCTTGCGTTAAGCCCCAGCTCGAAGAGCCGATCCAACGCCACGATCATCCCCGCCGCGTCGCTCGACCCGCCGCCGAGCCCAGCGCCGGTGGGGATGCGTTTCTGCAGCTCAACCCGCACCGCCAGCGGCCGGCCCATGCGTTGCTCGACCAGCGCGTGAGCACGAAACATCAGGTCGTCTTCCAGTGCCCAATCGATCGCCCCCGGGACCGGAGCGTCGGGCGCATACGCCAACTCGAACGAAGACTCGCCCGGCGATTCCGAGTCGGGAACAACCCGCTCCACCGTCAACGTGTCGGCAAACGACAACGCCGCCATCCAACTCGCGATCGGGTGGAGGCGGCGGGGGTCGTTGGGTTGTGGTGGGTCGACGGCGAGCGCGAGGTTGACCTTGGCCGGGCAATCGAGGGTGACCGGGCCGGCCATTGAGTCAGCCTTGCTGCGGGTTTGAGATCGCGGTGCCGGGCAACAGGTCGTCGATGCGACGGCCCATCATGATGGCGCCGTGCAGCTGAGCCCAGAACGACTCGGCGGCACGCTGGTCGTTGAACTGCTTGGTCCAGCTCTCGATGATCTTCTGGACCACGACGGGCATCGTGGTGTCTTGCGTAGCCTTGCCGATGCTCGACAGCCAGAACATCAGGCGGTACAGCTCGGGCTGATCGCTGGCGATCTGAGCGTAGAGGTTGGCCGAGGCATCGGCTGGGGCGCCTTGCTCGATGCGTTCGAGCACGGGCTCGAAGCGGCGTTGCACGACGGCGGCGAGCAGGGCCCGCTTGTCGTCGAAGTAGCGGTAGATCGAGCCGACCGCACAGTCGAGCTGCTTGGCGATACGGCGGATGGTGGTGCCGTCGTAGCCGAGCTCCTGCAGGCAGGCCTCGGTGGCGTCGAGGATCTGCTCACGGCTGAGCTGCGTGGGCGGTTTGGGGGTGGCGACGTTGGGGACCGGGCCGATGGTGCCCAGCACGTCGGGACGAGAGACAGCGGCCGGGGTCACCGGGGCGGTCAGCGCGTCGAGAGGTTGATTCGGGTGGGGATTAACCGATCCGTCGGTTACTTGTGACATAGGCGTTCACCTCCATGCGAACAGTTATCGGTAGTTTGAAGCCTACGGCGCGAAACGTCAAGTGTCTTGTGAAAACAGGGGTTTTACGGTGTTTAGCTCGGGGGTTTTCCACATCGGGTGTGGTTTATCATGGATGTGAGGTCCGGGCAGCAGCCGATTGCCCCGCCAGACCGCGCATCGTAACCCCGAAACCGGTGAGGTGGATGTGAATCTCGATTTCGACCAAGCCGCCGAACGCATGATCCGCACGCAGCTGCGGCCGCGGGGCATCCGCGACCCGCGGGTGCTCGAGGCGATGCGGCGTGTCGAACGCCACCGGTTCGCACCGCAGCAGTTGACCCCCGCCCAGGTCTACGGCGACCACGCCCTGCCCACCGAGCTGGGCCAAACCCTCAGCCAGCCCTTCGTCGTCGCCCACATGACGGCGTTGCTCGACGTCCAGCCCGGCCAACGGGTCCTGGAGATCGGCACCGGCAGCGGCTACCACACCGCGGTCTTGGCCGAGCTCGGCGCGTCGGTGATCAGCGTCGAACGCCACGCCGCGCTTTCCGAAGCCGCGGGGCAGCGTCTCCACGTAGCCTGCCCGAAGGCGGACCTCACGCTGGTGGTGGGTGACGGCTCGCTCGGTTGGCCCGACCTCGCGCCCTACGACCGCATCCTCGTCACCGCCGCTGCGCCGAGCCTGCCGGTGGCCCTCGACCAACAGCTCGAACCCCACGGCCGAATGGTGATTCCACTGGGCGACCGCAACGAACAGGTGCTCGCGGTGTTCACCCGCGACGGCGACGAGCTCCAACGCCACGACGACCTGGCCTGCC
Protein-coding regions in this window:
- a CDS encoding TetR/AcrR family transcriptional regulator; this encodes MSQVTDGSVNPHPNQPLDALTAPVTPAAVSRPDVLGTIGPVPNVATPKPPTQLSREQILDATEACLQELGYDGTTIRRIAKQLDCAVGSIYRYFDDKRALLAAVVQRRFEPVLERIEQGAPADASANLYAQIASDQPELYRLMFWLSSIGKATQDTTMPVVVQKIIESWTKQFNDQRAAESFWAQLHGAIMMGRRIDDLLPGTAISNPQQG
- a CDS encoding TerC family protein, which gives rise to MADLLTFENFANLGVLLFLQAVLGFDNLLYISIESQRAPKDKQKAVRRNGILIAIALRIVLLFVIISLIKKLEAPFFEVHWEGVIEGAFNFSTIVFLFGGAFIMYTAIKEVRHLLSIDDFHHAGKSKESKSAAQVIALIVFMNLIFSFDSILSALAITEVFVVLAIAIVSSGVAMLLLADRVTDFISKNRKYEVLGLFILFIVGIVLLGEGGHEAHLKLFGFEVHPMSKATFYFSVAVLVIVDVIQSGYQKKLDAVKAAQPNRH
- a CDS encoding 4-(cytidine 5'-diphospho)-2-C-methyl-D-erythritol kinase, which gives rise to MAGPVTLDCPAKVNLALAVDPPQPNDPRRLHPIASWMAALSFADTLTVERVVPDSESPGESSFELAYAPDAPVPGAIDWALEDDLMFRAHALVEQRMGRPLAVRVELQKRIPTGAGLGGGSSDAAGMIVALDRLFELGLNASDQSALAAELGSDVHFALGVLAGQTSSIVTGTGDQVEPAPCSATWPIHLVLILPPFGCPTGAVYAAFDRLNASKSPINADDIRELARGFTPGNRELFNDLTAAAADVQPRLKSLLEDLGRLSPRPVHVTGSGAACFAVTDSADDAEGLAQVIRDELNVAALSTQTI
- a CDS encoding protein-L-isoaspartate(D-aspartate) O-methyltransferase; its protein translation is MNLDFDQAAERMIRTQLRPRGIRDPRVLEAMRRVERHRFAPQQLTPAQVYGDHALPTELGQTLSQPFVVAHMTALLDVQPGQRVLEIGTGSGYHTAVLAELGASVISVERHAALSEAAGQRLHVACPKADLTLVVGDGSLGWPDLAPYDRILVTAAAPSLPVALDQQLEPHGRMVIPLGDRNEQVLAVFTRDGDELQRHDDLACRFVPMIGSDAWPG
- a CDS encoding MlaE family ABC transporter permease, whose amino-acid sequence is MADRLANFGTNITDRLAGFGEFSRFCGHWAYWTVRKPAGYSRLRLLMPQLFTIGVRSIPVVMLVGAFVGAVIGLETYGQFEAIGQENKLGGVIALSVVKQIGPVLAAVMIAGRVGGAVSAEVGTMRVTEQLDALRVMGTDPIQHLVVPRVMACIIMLPILTIFSNLLGIAGGYLVVSTGFGVDQTDYWDFTAQLVTNWDVFTGLFKSVFFGLFIGLIACFKGFNCESGAAGVGKAATESFVLGFIAIIISNFFLAQFLNTLDPLINGIGGASVVG
- a CDS encoding O-antigen ligase family protein — encoded protein: MKSASVAAMAVLLTAMALVPCFTPNSPVRYFESDPRIDMQGLYGDQLPELGPLGMAWLQTLTVVVAGLGIAVAVWAGARLSKAALVLASLGMAVAAFHMTKGTARWEDWTQGGAWIAASAVGVSAMHLAQHASARKWIVALVVAAALPLLAEAGWYVWVEHAMTVAVFDEDPAAMLERQGLVPGTEAAVLFERRLRFADATGTFGLSNVLASVAGAIAMLGLGVAGWSAWRSRGQGRWVLAGAAGVAAVAAFVVVGLTASKGATLALVAALGLGGLVFIGTRWKRASGLIHFATIALVLMAFASIGVRGAMGPPPASPDGFVAGAAIDGERSLLFRWHYLQAAIQIASENPLLGSGARGFADTYPSAKNPINPETVTSAHSVFTDQITMLGLGGWAWTALMLWWLWRAGGAVGRSLAAEDSSPETEPYAATRSTVWTAVGAAAVVFTITLTVRQGALFIDTALLWLLALALFITVAALLGARGGMSTTAQRVALLLAATAALVHNQIEMAFFQPAAMGILWLILGAAGARVVQSKAVVAEDAPAEAAKPPSKVSPMIAGGWGLVVLVMMGVYAAGVTHHETAMARATSALRAGNLSTTLDRLAEAQHAAGLDTRALRWRAQLVPVSQLGSVLRWIEDAVDEAKRPATFERLRASVLAELAQQLSTPEAHGATDEAFAALAEKSPYNIQDRLMWADSRWAAGEHGEAREHYRAVLELREQKYLDPADPLSPEQLERVRRALESAAP